GACGCGATGTGGGGCTACAAGAATGATCGCTACCTGCACTTCGGCTGGGCAGCCGCGCGCTTCGACGATGTCTTGAACTACCTGCCGGCGCGACTGACCGCCCTCACCTATCTGCTGCTGGGCCATGCCGCCAATGGCTGGCGCTGCTGGCGAAGCCAGGCCCCGACCTGGTACAGCCCCAACGCCGGCCCAGTGATGGCCGCCGGCGCCGGCGCGCTGAGCGTGTCGCTGGGCGGCGGCGCGCGTTACCATGGCCAATGGAAGGAACGTCCGCCGCTGGGCTGCGGTCCCACTCCCACGCATGAGGACATAGGCCGCGCGGTGCGGCTGGTCAACCGTGGCATGTGGCTGTGGGCGGCATTGTCGCTGGCGGCCGCCGTTTTGATTGGAGCGATCCATGCTTGAACACGGAGGCGGCCTGCTGCGCGCCGCGGCCGAATACGGCATCCCGGCCGGAGACTGGCTGGACCTGTCCACCGGCGTCAATCCCAACGGCTGGCCGGTGCCGCTGCTGTCGGCTGACAGCTGGCTGCGACTGCCGCAAAACCATGACGGGCTGGAGGCGGCGGCGGCGGAATATTATGGCAGCGATAAACTGCTGGCGGTGGCAGGCTCGCAGCCAGCGATCCAGTTGCTGCCCAGGCTGCGCGAGCCCTGCCGCGTCGGCATGCTGGCCCTGTGTTATGCCGAGCATCCCCACCACTGGCAAAAGCGCGGACATCAATTGCTCAGGCTATCGCCGCAACAACTGGCGGCAGGCATCGATCAACTGGATGTGGTGTTGCTATGCAACCCCAACAATCCCACTGGCGACCGCTTCGACCCGGCGCTGCTGGAGAACTGGCGGCAAAGGCTGGCGGCGCGCGGCGGCTGGCTGGTGGTGGACGAAGCGTTTCTGGATGCCGCGCCGGAGCTGAGCATGCTGCCGCATGTCGGCAAGCCGGGCTTGATCGTGCTGCGCTCGGTCGGCAAGTTCTTCGGCCTGGCCGGCGCGCGCGCCGGTTTCGTGTTCGCCTGGCCGGAGCTGCTGCAGGCGCTGGCCGAAGAACTGGGGCCATGGACCGTGGCCGGCCCGGCGCGCGAAGCGGTCAAACTCGCCTTGCGGGACGCCGAGTGGCAACAAAGCATGAAAAGCAAGCTGCAGCGCGACAGCGCGCGGCTGCAACGCTGCCTGGACCGGCATGGCCTGCAAACGGCCGGCGGCTGCGAGTTGTTCCAGTGGGTGCCCGATGAGCGCAGCCTTTCCATGCACCGCTACCTGGCCGGCCGCGGCATACTGACCCGATATTTCGAAACCATCCCCAGCCTGCGCTTCGGCCTGCCCAAAACCGATCAGGACTGGGTGCGGCTGGAGCAAGCCCTGAATGACTGGAAGCGGCACGCCGTCCTCGCTTGAACGGCGCGCCGCGCCTTGACGAGCTTAGGAGATGGCGTTGAACGCCTCATCGTAAGCCACCTCGCCAAGCGGCGTTGCCGCGCCGAAGGCTTGCGCCTGGAAATACTCGGCCGGAATGCCCGGCAGAACCAGGCCTGGCTGCTGCCGGAAGCCGAAGCGGCCGTAGTAGGCCGGATCGCCCAGCACCACGCAGCCCTGCGCGCCTTGTTCGCGCAACATCCGCAGCGCCTCGCGCATCAATTGGCCGCCTATGCCCTGCTTGTGCCGCGCCGGGGAAACCGAGATCGGCCCCAGCCCGTACCAGCCGGCCGCGCCGCCCGACACCGTTACCGGCGAAACGGTGACGTGGCCGACGATACCCCCGCCGTCATCGGCCACCAAAGAGATGGCCAGCTGCCCTCGCCGGCGCAGCGCGTCGACGATGAACTGCTCGGTATGGCTGGAATGGGGCTCGTCGCGGAAGGCCGCCTCGGTCAAAACGGAAATGGCGCCGATGTCGGTGCTTTGTTCATTGCGGATGGTGATGGTCATGCGATGGTTCCTT
The Chromobacterium sp. IIBBL 290-4 DNA segment above includes these coding regions:
- the cobD gene encoding threonine-phosphate decarboxylase CobD encodes the protein MLEHGGGLLRAAAEYGIPAGDWLDLSTGVNPNGWPVPLLSADSWLRLPQNHDGLEAAAAEYYGSDKLLAVAGSQPAIQLLPRLREPCRVGMLALCYAEHPHHWQKRGHQLLRLSPQQLAAGIDQLDVVLLCNPNNPTGDRFDPALLENWRQRLAARGGWLVVDEAFLDAAPELSMLPHVGKPGLIVLRSVGKFFGLAGARAGFVFAWPELLQALAEELGPWTVAGPAREAVKLALRDAEWQQSMKSKLQRDSARLQRCLDRHGLQTAGGCELFQWVPDERSLSMHRYLAGRGILTRYFETIPSLRFGLPKTDQDWVRLEQALNDWKRHAVLA
- a CDS encoding GNAT family N-acetyltransferase, whose product is MTITIRNEQSTDIGAISVLTEAAFRDEPHSSHTEQFIVDALRRRGQLAISLVADDGGGIVGHVTVSPVTVSGGAAGWYGLGPISVSPARHKQGIGGQLMREALRMLREQGAQGCVVLGDPAYYGRFGFRQQPGLVLPGIPAEYFQAQAFGAATPLGEVAYDEAFNAIS